The nucleotide sequence TACGTTTAACATAAATAGATATGCAAGTTACAATCATACCCCTTGCATAATagaaaataacaaaaataccCTCAAACTAGAAATCAAAGTTTAGAtactaaaaacataaataaataacgTAACATTATAAGATCAAACCTTTTACAACGCCAAACGTGTATAATAATTAAGACAAAATCAAGTATAATATAATTGAAAGACACCCCCAATTGATAAACATAGCCCAagccccaaaacaattttttttattattgtatagTTGCACGGTAAAAGATTCTTTTTGTGATACCCCTAATTTAATGTGCTAGCTCTGCTACTGacaaacacgaacacgaaacCATGCGGGTGCGATGACCTTGCTTTAGCCGGACTATATATCAGGAAAGGGAATTAAAAGGGCTGAATTatgcccatggctttatagcctagtgccATCTTGGGGGTGTATATAAGTGgggttttctcatatttattgagTTTTCTCCTGAATTGGTATATAGGCATTGCCTAGTAAAGATGGATATGACCGGTGGTTCTACTAATGGCACGATAATATTCCAGTAGTCCGTGACGTTAAAAAAATGATGCAACTTGTCTCCGGATCATTCATATATAATTTGACAGATCTGTCACCTTCCAGCACTATTGATCAGCTCAACAAAACCCAAATGGGATCATGTACCACTGGTCTGTAGCCCGCCTTCCCAACAAACGAATGAGGCATACCCATCAAGACTCCACCGACCACTGCCTTGCTATGATATATCCCGAAGAAACTATGTGGTTGTTTTTATTTGGTCTTAAAATTCACAGGCTGAGACTTAGTGAGAGAACAGTAACCATTAAACCTAATCTGTTTCTTCAACCATAAGCTTTGGATCGTAGAACGTGTAATATACTTGAAATTGCTCGTTTATGGTGACAGGTGGCACACAACGGCAACAAAAATACTAGAATAGCGTGTGAAATGCCgtatttttttttatctaaaaTGTTTGTGATAAAAATAACCTTAAGAACATATTGAAGAACTTTTGCTTAAAAATAACATATACGAAATTATAATAGAATATATTTAATACCAAACCAATGTCAATATAACATGCTTGAAGTACATTCGATCGACAGCCAAGTTTTAAGGTGAGAACATAATGCAAAAACCAAGAACGCATTTTAACTAAAACACTTCAAATTTCCATTTTCACTTTATGAGTATATCAAGGCTGAGGCTATCAGTCAATGTGGAGCGAGATCTTAGCGATGCTTTCAGCATTCTTAAGCCCTGCGAAAGAAAGTGGTAGTAAAAATAATTAACATAAAACAAGCATAGAACATTGAACTCAATTTATAAAGAAATCTAGGTTATAACTACGTAATACCTCTATTAAGCCAATGCTAGTCTCATATTTCTCAATATCATCAAACGGGACTTTCAAATCGTTTAGAGTATTCAGAGTCGAATATGACGAGGATGGGGTTACAATCAAGTCGTCTGTCACAATAAACAGTCCAGATTGTTTTAGGAGTCCATTGTCTATCCTTGGATCTTTATGGAAACAATCCCTCCAACGTAACGGGGTGCATGCCAATGGAAAAAACTGGTGTCTTGAAGAATACTGTTGACCAATATGAGGTTTAAGTAACATATCCTTGATATCATGTGACTTAAGGTGTCTTCTTCCTACACTCATGTTTGAAACGCTTTTGATAATATTATCAATGCAAGTTACAGAAGAAGCCCCTTTCAGCAGTTCCCCAATTACCGTTCCTAAAggaattgataaaacactgaaaagAAAGTCAACAAAATCTTCTTCGGCTTCTACAAATAAGAGCTTTCCAGTTGACTTTTGCAAAGATACTTCCAGATGCATCTTTGGAGTTGCTGAATCCTCTTTTTTCATAACGGTTTGATCAAGTATACTGCTTTGGCCGGGAACGACTCTATTGAAAACTAAATAAGTGAACACAGCATCGAGTGATAGGGCCACCTTTAAAAGATTAACAatctgaagaaaaaaaaaagcaaattAATAATTTTAAAGTTAGAGTTATGTCATTACGTACTATGTAAGAACAAAATGCCCCGGTATCAgaatttttagtgttcttgttaatttttttaaacaaatgtcACAAGAGACCAAAGAGTTTTTAATTTTGCAGCATTTACGGGTGTCACTAAATGATATCTTTCTTGTAGTGTAAAACATTTGAATATATGTACATAATATCAGTTACCAACTTTTACCTGTTCACGGCCCATATCTAACATAAGATCCTCTAAGCAGCTCTTATCGGTAATTCCAAGACCAGTCAGCAACCGAATGCTGTTTGCAGAAGTATAAGGCATCACACAAAGATCATCGGTTACAATAAACGTTGCCCTTTCAGAAACGAACACACCACCGCTACCAACACACACTTTGGGTTTCTTATATCCAACTTCCTGATTCATCAACTTGCCACAATTTCCGCATTTCGCTTTTGTACAAGTGCTATACATTGATTGACAGGAATAGCCTGCACATGCAGCACATTGAAAGTATATTAAGGGCTCTGTATCGTCTATTTTCAGTTTAAGATTTCTACAATGATCATATGACTGACTTCTTGGGTTAAGAAGCATATGTTTGCGTTCTTCTGTCGATAGGTAACACTCAGGAAAATTCTCCAGGCTCTGGTACAGACTTCTGGGGTTAACAAGGATTTTTTGTTTCGGACAAAAGCGGAATCCAAGTTACACCACAACCGAACGAGAGTATTTAATCAATGAACAAAGGTTTCAATGTTTAACGGATTCTATTTGTtggtccggctaggggaggatctagtcgcctaatccttgtgtacaaacacacccggttgtgcggaatccaaccggagatGCAAACCGAGATAGAGATGAACAAGAACACGAGATACAAGACACGTATACCGTTTAACACAATCGTATATTCAAACCGACAGAGTCTTGTTACAGAAATATATCATAAGAAACTACAACCAAACTCTCGGTTCTCTCTGTTCTCTCGGGTTCTTCCTTCTTCTCACACACTTGTCTCGTGTTGATCTCCTCTTTTCAGTGTGTATATATGCTTCATTTTTGTGCGATTGGTTCACTTGTGCGGTTGGTAATGAGGTTCGGCCCATGTGTGTTGTATCAGTCCAAAGTTAAATTAATTGGCCCAAGTTCCTTTCCCATGCACGTCTACAGTGATCTAAAATGCATATTGTAGATATTAGTCAacacatgacatcatcatgacatcatcatgatgatgtcatgatgatgtggcaGCGGGAATCGGCTCGCGGCgcttcgtgcttcgcgtgtcgaactctggggcgcacgacggaggaatgtcgtgacgtcgggcttgagccgaacctaaccgggtcgaaccgaaccgagttgAACCGAGCcaagtcgcgtccacataatatgtatcaacaaactcccccttggacgctactcgtgaggtttatcttccatgtcttccatgtcggaggatcttcaaagtcttcacgtcttgaaagtagagagtgtatTAACCAACTCACCGTTTCATGTAGagagtgtgttgacaaactcccccttaacataagctcccccttgagttatgctcgtgaatgacttgatcattaatgcttgagatccttgtggttttgatgatggtcagcggcaactcgatcattttcatcacttgagtgccttcacgtcgtgtcttcattccgtagcttgtcatcgaccatgttctccttgcctttagagtctgcacatgcaagaaatctaaacgcgtaatgagaacaactgcttggaatatagttagcataaacaaatgacacacgtatgaccatgttcaaacaactaccgtccgacagcttgaaagtttaacaaatttgtcaattttaatttcccactttcaaaacttgcaaatttcgaccgtttatgaagatttagtcaattcggttttcgttcaggtttcaggtaacgaagactcgagatccaacatcgtacgatcgaaaataaaatagaaataaaatctttttggcttttataaagtttatattaaaacacacctaaaatctttttggaatttttgaatatttgtaatgtaaagactgaaagcagtaaataaatatatacagacattctttttgcgagtttcgagggtaagagaatcatatcagtgaacggtcatgccaaaacgctcctGTTGTTCAATTAaataacattaagataagcatcctataacaattatcggtattgttgtccacttaagctcaacttatcagatgtaatcatggcgaggggatacgttaaggtatgatttatacttaccgaccggtgttcatccatatcacgacacattcccgtatcaaggtatgcacgagggttcatcttaccagtgagtataccgattatcatctgtttgaccgtatatgatgtgagattctcacttattttgatttgaaaacaagccctatgtgatataatcacttattgatgaggaacttgattttcatatgcatgagggcacaagagcaagtccgtgaacaggtcagtactttcgtacagcagagagacgaacttgactcccggatgaatgtgatattttatcacttatttgtttggacatgtgattgtttatcacttattgaggtcgtatgcaatatgtacacgtatgtatagtatcatggaagatctagacttgcgtccccgttattttttcggtaaaagatacaaccatgatacccagatgataagcagcataaagaccgaatatctcagaacctcggcaatctatcaaacgaaatttcggtactaagaccatatgccaatgaatggttcccaccaggtcttcagtcggtttaagatttatatcaccctgcacactttaaaatgattgtgagcctaccgatacatcttatatagagctgcttatcgtttttcatttaaggtttaaagaggcttggatagaccactgatgtactatcactttctcttttgctcgccaggaaactcatttttgtttttctattgtttttgtgtttttgaaatttttcaatgtttttggattttcaaatttttggatttactccccctaaaatcaataaactaagacaaatgtaaaacacaaaggtatttacaaaaatgattttccgatgttggttttactctagcttgaccttaatgccgtttaccaataataagaagtcaaatcttgatttgtcaaatgctttggtaaaaaggtcggcacgttggtcatcggtgtggactttaacaacatcgattagccttttatcaaagcaatcacgtatgaagtgatatttgatttcgatgtgtttggtctttgaatgctgcacaggatttctagtgatctgtaaagcagcagaattatcaacgtaaataggagtagttaggaattcaaaaccgtagtcgcgtaattgttgctggatccaaagaacttgagagcaacaacttgaggcagcaatgtattcagcttcacatgttgatgtagcgacacacgtttgcttcttgcactgccatgtgactaggcgatttcctaaaaactgacatccagccgttgtggatttaccgtcgattttgcatccgccaaaatcagaatcactgaaggcgaccaattcaaagttattatccctagggtaccatagaccggtgtctgggtaacccttcaaataacgaaaaatccttttgacagctgcaagatgtgaggccttcggattgacttgatatctggcaagcaggcacgttgggtacattatgtccggccttgatgctgtgaggtacataagagatccgatcattgcgaggtagtatgaggggctaacagcttcacccttcaagtctggagtaattccgtgatttatcggcaatggggtaccaatgggcgttgcatcagacatctggaaccggctcaagatgtcaccaacatatttagtctgatggatgaatatcccagactccgtttgttgcacttgtaggcccaaaaagaaagtcatttcccccatagcactcatctcgaatttatcctgcataatgcgctcgaaattcctacacaaaacatcattagtggaaccaaaaataatatcatcaacgtatacctgtaccaataGAAGATCTCTATCtagttctttgatgaaaagagtacagtcgataagccCTCTccgaaaaccattctccagcagataattagataaggttgtgtaccaagctcgcggtgcttgatgaagaccatagagagctttgttgagcaaccaaacccgatcgggatggataggatcttcaaaacctggaggctgttcgacgtacacctcttcttcaaccacaccatgtaagaatgcacttttcacgtccatctgataaaccttgaatcctttgaaggacgcataggctagaaagattcgaattgcttcgagacgtgccactggtgcatacacttcgttgtagtcgatcccttctatctgacgaaaaacttgaacgactaaacgtgctttgttccggataacaactccgcggtcatcctttttgcatttaaacacccaacgggtaccaatcttcttgtagccaGCAgatttctctacgagtttccagacaccaagcttctggaattgttgcaattcttcctgcattgcttccacccatgAGTTATCTTTCatagcttctttccaagttcttggctcttcctgtgagacataacacgcgaaagaccaatcgttt is from Helianthus annuus cultivar XRQ/B chromosome 9, HanXRQr2.0-SUNRISE, whole genome shotgun sequence and encodes:
- the LOC110877260 gene encoding uncharacterized protein LOC110877260, translating into MYSTCTKAKCGNCGKLMNQEVGYKKPKVCVGSGGVFVSERATFIVTDDLCVMPYTSANSIRLLTGLGITDKSCLEDLMLDMGREQIVNLLKVALSLDAVFTYLVFNRVVPGQSSILDQTVMKKEDSATPKMHLEVSLQKSTGKLLFVEAEEDFVDFLFSVLSIPLGTVIGELLKGASSVTCIDNIIKSVSNMSVGRRHLKSHDIKDMLLKPHIGQQYSSRHQFFPLACTPLRWRDCFHKDPRIDNGLLKQSGLFIVTDDLIVTPSSSYSTLNTLNDLKVPFDDIEKYETSIGLIEGLRMLKASLRSRSTLTDSLSLDILIK